One Bacillus sp. 1780r2a1 DNA segment encodes these proteins:
- a CDS encoding stage II sporulation protein M — protein MEKLLKDRYLFLFSVGCFFLSLIFGLGLVLSADVNEAISNNNNYYAKREGISGATFFFIQNFKVVLMLLSGILCFGLSTFLVLVINGFWLGGVIASQYLNGTSVWELCISILPHGIFEIPALLLAGYIGFVGFKFYFQKKNWKRNLSTVGIIVVLLLIAGLIEGFVTPKYI, from the coding sequence ATGGAAAAATTATTAAAAGATAGATATTTATTTCTATTTTCTGTTGGATGTTTTTTCTTAAGCTTAATTTTTGGACTAGGTTTGGTTTTAAGTGCAGATGTGAACGAAGCTATTAGTAACAACAATAATTATTATGCGAAACGAGAAGGGATTTCAGGAGCAACATTCTTTTTTATTCAAAATTTTAAAGTGGTGCTTATGTTACTTTCCGGAATTCTTTGTTTTGGGCTTTCTACTTTTTTAGTATTAGTAATCAATGGATTTTGGCTTGGGGGTGTAATAGCGAGTCAGTATTTAAATGGCACAAGCGTCTGGGAATTATGTATAAGCATATTGCCACATGGAATTTTTGAGATTCCAGCTTTATTATTAGCCGGTTACATAGGATTCGTTGGTTTTAAATTTTATTTTCAAAAAAAGAACTGGAAAAGGAATCTATCAACAGTAGGTATTATTGTTGTGTTACTTTTAATAGCAGGCCTTATTGAAGGATTTGTCACGCCTAAGTATATTTAA
- a CDS encoding circular bacteriocin, circularin A/uberolysin family, which translates to MEVVAYIAGALGISEYWANVIVTAIEAGSTVLALISMFASFGLTSALILTAKSLLKKGAKKTAVAY; encoded by the coding sequence ATGGAAGTAGTAGCATATATCGCAGGAGCATTAGGAATTTCTGAATACTGGGCAAACGTAATCGTAACAGCAATTGAAGCAGGCAGCACAGTTCTAGCTTTGATCTCAATGTTTGCTAGCTTTGGATTAACATCAGCACTAATCTTAACAGCTAAATCATTATTGAAAAAAGGCGCTAAGAAAACAGCAGTAGCTTACTAA
- a CDS encoding circular bacteriocin, circularin A/uberolysin family — protein MEVVAYIAGALGISEYWANVIVTAIEAGSTVLALISMFASFGLTSALILTAKSLLKKGAKKTAVAY, from the coding sequence ATGGAAGTAGTAGCATATATCGCAGGAGCATTAGGAATTTCTGAATACTGGGCAAACGTAATTGTAACAGCAATTGAAGCAGGCAGCACAGTTCTAGCTTTAATCTCAATGTTTGCTAGCTTTGGATTAACATCAGCACTAATCTTAACAGCTAAATCATTATTGAAAAAAGGCGCTAAGAAAACTGCAGTTGCCTACTAA